The following are from one region of the Salvia hispanica cultivar TCC Black 2014 chromosome 1, UniMelb_Shisp_WGS_1.0, whole genome shotgun sequence genome:
- the LOC125202315 gene encoding uncharacterized protein LOC125202315, with protein MASSMTMTASFFGGAVAPKPAKATTRCSPLAVRASAAESSNTTRGLTLAGLAAAAASSDPIKVALADVFPAVTPDLKALTPLDPKALDIITLSRFTVSEYNKRMLASEPDNPEPKLLTFMSVLKADSVNSIAGYYITQVLATEGLGIPTSFKKYTAYILTVDEPGTVIFTHLELTS; from the exons ATGGCATCATCCATGACCATGACCGCATCCTTCTTTGGTGGCGCCGTCGCCCCGAAGCCGGCCAAGGCCACCACCCGTTGCAGCCCGCTGGCGGTGAGGGCCTCGGCGGCAGAGAGCAGCAACACGACACGGGGCCTCACGTTGGCCGGGTTGGCCGCAGCAGCTGCGTCGTCCGACCCAATTAAAGTCGCATTGGCCGACGTTTTCCCAGC TGTTACCCCCGACCTCAAGGCGCTGACCCCCCTCGATCCTAAGGCACTGGACATTATTACACTCTCAAGATTTACGGTGTCGGAATACAACAAACGGATGCTGGCATCGGAACCCGACAATCCGGAGCCGAAGCTCTTGACATTTATGTCTGTGTTAAAGGCTGACAGTGTGAACAGCATTGCTGGGTATTACATTACCCAGGTCTTGGCTACGGAAGGTTTAGGCATTCCGACCTCATTCAAGAAGTACACCGCATATATCCTCACCGTAGACGAGCCTGGAACCGTAATTTTCACTCACTTGGAACTCACTTCTTAG